The genomic window gtaacaagttacttttttttcgttgtaatgtacactaaattgcaatcattttggtatataaaccaaattgtaaaacgataaaagcaacacagagaaaaatattatcacaaaataatgcatgaattcgtaacgcgcagacgtaaacacatattttttttcaaaaattcaccataatctaattattgtcctagagacttccaatttctttcaaaatgaagacaaatgattgaatattactatactgtaagaatattagcttacaaatgcagttttcgaccatatctgacgagttaaagttgaccaaatgttgaatttttttatatatatttttttatatggaattatttcggaaataagaaaagctacaactttcaaatatttttcgttttattctacatgaaattgcgcacattttcatatataaaactctatgaaatgcctaatatgaaacggagcaaatattccgagaatgggacttacgcatttcggagatttgtggcggagaatccgcgcgcggagggaaggaaagtttttttaaaaattcaccataaatttaaatattgtgctagagacttcgaatttgtttcacgatgaagataaatgactgaatattactagactgtaagagttttatcttacaattgcgtttttcgaccatttcggtagagtcagatTTGACCGAAcgaggttttttttctatttatcgtgatttatatgcaaatatttcgaaaatgagaaaagctacaaccttcaactatttattgttgtattatcatgaaattgcgcacattttcatatataaaacgttatgtaacggctaatttaaaatggtgcaaacattaccacatcgcacgtatgattttcggaagagttaccgcgggacgtaaagaaaatgttatttttttttcataaattcaccataaatcgaaatatttgctagagacttccaatttgttgcaaaatgaaggtacatgcttgaatattactagaatataagcgtttttaaGCTTAACAAttctgcgtttttcgaccatttcggttagagtcaaaattgaccgaaagttgaaaatttgtcactttacattattatatgaaaatatttcaaaattgataaaagctacaaccatgggttgtttttagttgtattgtgcatgaaattgcgcacattttcatatataaactttatgtaacggctaatttaaaatggtgcaaacattaccacaatcgcaggtatgattattttcggaagagtttaccgcgcggacgtaaggaaaaagttttttcataaattcaccataaatcgaaatattgtgctacagacttccaattagtttcaaaattaacgtaaatgattgaatattactaaaatataagagttttagcttacaattgcgtttttcgaccatttcggtagatagtcaaagttgaccgaaggttggttgaaattttggcacttatcgttatttatatgaaaatatctcaaaactgataaaagctaaacaatcatgagtatttttttgttgtattctacataaaaatgcgcacattttcatatataatagtccatgtaacggctaatttaaaatggtaaaaaaattatgtcaaagtgacgaaataatttccgagatgtgtcacagatactttttagtgcggcaagaaagaaattcgcgcttgcgcgcctgcgtaacgattgtaaacaaaacaacaccttgatccgtgaactccagcatcccccaaggcgcgtgattcaagagttttggctggtaggcctaaaagtattttccgcgaatttttaaaaaaaacttttgtatgtcgacgtaaaaatacgtccagtcggcacccgagagacaaaaaatgtcgacgtaaaatacgtccagtcggcgtttaagggttaattatttccaacacatgaattttgacgatcttaagaagtatacaggctggaaatctccgacagttttcaaacggcactacctaaaacccttagaagccctcaaatttccagcagtggcagctggaaacacagtttctcctgattcttaatttttactataacttcttgtagccttcccttctacctgccccattgcacccttacttagttttagtcgcctccatgtattgggttaccttgagtttgcttttgttcatcattctaattggattcagttccattcttttgtatatatcaacttatcctgtctttgcctaacctgtattgttattgtttgttgttaggctaactaattttaagttataAGCCGTGGTTTTGTTTTATGGGCGttatacttcccttagggtaagacctgtaattttagttgatattatactattaaccttacaagtgtttaactttaccttcttaatttatctgtactgttcctcaagcttggtgtttagcattctctggtactatttcacaggccgacacaggtcaagcccagaaaagggattttgacgaaggaaaaatctatttctgggcaacgacctgtgtcgccctgtgaaaccccaccctgtagttagattatcctcacccagcttaccccaagcttggaggctatcttcaggaatgacgtctcaggcgtcggaggcgctcacggtagtggtagaccgggagctgtagcacggctcctccgtagttcggggttttgtcgaaggaagaagctaaatggcaagggacctctggtagtgattccattcgctccttactataccgacacttctataagaagtgagcgagccatttatcttggcattatattgtttcttttttctctaggatgaatagcaatatttattcctcagaaatagtatcaaaggaaccatttcacagggcgacacaggtcgttgcccagaaatagatttttccttcgtcaaaatcccttttttcttaccggagctccgtcgaTCACGAGGGAGGGAGCTGGTTCCCCGCTTGCGGGCGGACCTCAGGCGTGCAGTTGGTCTCATTTAcctaaccatcccgtctcgtcgGCACAACGGGGAGACGGATACCACCGCGATTCGGAATCATTTCTGGAATTTAGtgctattttatgcttaagtctATCTTAAGTCTATTTTAAGCTTAAggctatcataagtttaatttaagctagcttaagctGGGTCCCTCCCTTACCCCTGTTTTATACACCGGATCACACCggagttatagcctattcaggcggtaggggaggggttatgcccaaaaatttttcactctccggcatgcatcggagttctaatttagcctgtaagtgatgtcttttatggtactcatgtatccttccacttacagaccaccaactgcgagcatccaggatgcaacgccatgctccaggacccctgcgggcatgaagtctgtaggtcccacgctccgtgcgcgactccgcatgggaatctacaggtctggtaccacgagacctGTACGATCTGTTATGATCTCGTGGGTCAGTTCTTgcacggggtaagtatttccagctgTATACATAGACTGTAAATACTGTACtatatcttaagtttaatttaagtgatttcttttaagcttaagttccTTATATTTTGTGAATTACTTCCCCAAATATTATAGGTTTAAGCCCGGTTTTAGTTTAAGGTTGAACttcaattttaaacttaaaactaatagaCGCCCTCTCTTGCAGGCTGCTGTTGTTAGAGAGACCGCCCTTGCAACCctgaggatggctgtcctgctgttccccggcggcaagtcgacggggtacgtcgacccggcagaagcagccccgactatggcggcgatccaGCAACAGATCGCTGCGTCGATGAAagaaccaggccaggatatctcgtcggaagtcgcgacactggacttGAACGTGgaaccaatggtaggtgttgacgacctgttggtcgaggtaggtacgttggacgcccaagggcttcccttgggcaccactggatcttcttctcctgctacttctccggcttccttccaaggctttacaggagctgagctccaatATTCTTCACCTAGTGCTTCGGTTAAACCCAAAGTCAAGGGCCAAAGGGTACAGAAAACCCTtaagaagacgtcgtcgtcgtccaaaaagacttcgtcggtgtcatcatctcgtaagtctccggctgcaaatcccggagcagagaaatctAGAGCTTCGGCTTCAAGCTCTAAGTCTtcaaagagcaggtcttccaaggagaggccccgtactccggcggagccagcggtctctcctcttcctttggtGCCTATGCCGAGTTATCCCTCCACCTCCGcatcagctccggctttggatcccaacgcTGGGTTGATGCAACAAATGGGAGACTTGGTTGGCTCGTTGAGGAAtagcatggagcagatgttctcccggttatCCGAAAGGATTACAACCCAGGACAACATAATTGCCGGACTCAATCAGGCCCCTCTGGCTACTCCTCCGGCATTCGGTGCTGGATTGCTACAGCTTCCTCCTCACgattctctgcctccgttctcaatgaacaacccctggagagtggcttcatacgcccctttccaggacggtcttATCTCCATCCCGGAAtgcggcactcgaaggattgaggacttcgagttctatcaggagggcctccaaccgccgttcattggctacgccaggcttaCGGATGCAgccaaaaaaacttatttttattaatatactgtgctaaaatataaaggattcttatcatagtatgcgttttttaaaagcgtcgctaactcggagcgtcggaagcgtcagcgtcgtaacctcggaacaagcgtcgtaacccagggcggatttttcaatgaatatttaagaaaaagcgttgtaacctcggaacgtcgtaagctggacCCGTCGTagcccggggaccgcctgtagtttgtattacatttattatggGGTCATTGCTAATTATATTCATGGTTGTTTCAGGTAATAATCTACTGGAGTTTAAGTTGAATAAAGCTTGGATAGCAGCAGACAAGCCTTTTAATGTCACAACAATTTATTCAACTTAAACTATGGAGAAACTATTGAAGCCTACCCGTCTGGATCTGGACCCCAGCCCCCCTTCTGCAGCAAAGGAATGGCGGCATTGGCACAAGACGTTTTCCAACTTTATTCAAGAATGTGGTGAAATGGCTCCAAATAAACTAAGGACACTCGTGAACTATGTCAGTCctaatgtgtataaatacattgaAGAGTGTGTGAATTATGATACTGCCATTTCCACTTTGGAAAAGTTATATATTAAGGCACCTAATGAAATATACACCAGGCATTTACTTGCTACTCGCCAACAAAAGGCAGGAGAAACTTTGGATGAGTTTTTGAGAGAATTGCGTAAATTAGGCAAGGACTGTAATTTAAATGCAGTTAGTGCAGAACAGTACAGAGAAGAGCTGATCAGGGATGCTTTTATAAATGGCCTGGCCTCACCTATGATTCGGCAGCATCTTCTAGAAAATAAAACTCTAGACTTACAGGCGGCTTACAACGAGGCTTACTCTTTAGACCTTGCGCAACGTAATGCTAGTTTTTACAGTCACATGCTTCCTCGTGTTGGGCATACTGCTGCTGTGGTTACCCCTGATCACTGATCATCCTCTTATTGCAGATGATCATGTGAAGAGTGGACCAATGTCTGAGAGCTGTGAGGTAACTGCTGGAAATCAAGTACTAGCAGCTACTCTGTCCATGAAGAGAAAGTGCTTTTTTTGTGGAGGTCCCTATCATATTCGTGCACACTGTCCAGCTCGGGATTCCAGTTGCAATAAATGTGGCAGGAAGGGGCATTTTGCAAAAGCATGCCTGTCCAAACAATCTGCATATGGAGGTAAATCTACAGCAGCTACAGTATTTGACCCCTCACAGTCATCTCTTCTTGCAGCTAACGCTGGGACCACTTTTCCTCAGAGCCTATATCGGGCAGCTACCACAACAACAATCAATGGACGGAAGTTGACAGCCCTTGTCGACTCGTGCAGTGATGACAGTTATATAGATGCAGATGTAGCATGGGAACTGAAGCTGCTAATACATCCCACTGATAAAGACGTCGCTTTAACacagaaatatttgcatacaaactCTCCAGGTTATGTCAATGTGGACTTGATTCTTCATCTTAATGGAGAAACTTATCCATTCACGCGTCTAGCAGTAAAGAAGGATTTATGTTCGGGAGTATTACTTGGTCAGGACTTCCAAGAACAGCAACAGAAAGTGACTATTGAATACGGTGGACCGAAACCTGCGCTCAACTTATCTGGTGCTAACTCCTACTGTTCGTTGGCAGCCGCTACTGTGGATGAGCCCTCCATCTTCCAGCATTTGTTACCTATTTGTAAGCCTATTGTCACCAAATCAAGACATTACTGTAAAGATGACAAAGAATTCATCAAAGTGGAGACTAGTCGTCTCTTGGCTGAAGGGGTTATTGAGGATAGCATATCACCGTGGAGAGCTCAAGTTGTGGTGGTTAAGGATCCCTTAAATCGACATAAGAAAAGGATGTGTGTCGATTATTCGCAAACTATCAACCTGTATACAGAACTGGATGCTTATCCATTACCTCGGATTGACACCATGGTTAATGAACTCTCAACATATAGAGTATTTTTGACTTTTGACTTGAAAAGTGCTTACCACCAAATCCCACTAAAGGAACCAGACAAGAAGTATACAGCTTTTAAAGCCAATGGACGCCTGTGCCAGTTCTGTAGAGTACCTTTTGGAGTTACCAATGGAGTAGCAGTCTTTCAACGAACTATGGATAAGTTGGTGAAAGAAGAAAACTTACAAGGTGCTCTCCCATATTTGGACAATATCACTATTGCTGGACACACTCAAGTACAACATAATCAGAATGTGCAGCGCTTTCTTGAGGTCATCA from Macrobrachium nipponense isolate FS-2020 chromosome 23, ASM1510439v2, whole genome shotgun sequence includes these protein-coding regions:
- the LOC135197777 gene encoding uncharacterized protein LOC135197777 gives rise to the protein MEKLLKPTRLDLDPSPPSAAKEWRHWHKTFSNFIQECGEMAPNKLRTLVNYVSPNVYKYIEECVNYDTAISTLEKLYIKAPNEIYTRHLLATRQQKAGETLDEFLRELRKLGKDCNLNAVSAEQYREELIRDAFINGLASPMIRQHLLENKTLDLQAAYNEAYSLDLAQHDHVKSGPMSESCEVTAGNQVLAATLSMKRKCFFCGGPYHIRAHCPARDSSCNKCGRKGHFAKACLSKQSAYGGKSTAATVFDPSQSSLLAANAGTTFPQSLYRAATTTTINGRKLTALVDSCSDDSYIDADVAWELKLLIHPTDKDVALTQKYLHTNSPGYVNVDLILHLNGETYPFTRLAVKKDLCSGVLLGQDFQEQQQKVTIEYGGPKPALNLSGANSYCSLAAATVDEPSIFQHLLPICKPIVTKSRHYCKDDKEFIKVETSRLLAEGVIEDSISPWRAQVVVVKDPLNRHKKRMCVDYSQTINLYTELDAYPLPRIDTMVNELSTYRVFLTFDLKSAYHQIPLKEPDKKYTAFKANGRLCQFCRVPFGVTNGVAVFQRTMDKLVKEENLQGALPYLDNITIAGHTQVQHNQNVQRFLEVINKRNLTLNATKTIKSVLTTNILGYCVGNGVIKPDMDRLRPLQELPPPTGQGSLKRAMGIFAYYAKWIQNFSAKIQPLARVKKFPLNEEALQAFELLKQELEGATLHSVDENLPSEVECDASEVAVSAVLNQSGRPVAFMSRTLHHRKGGHGYRGSCT